In Arthrobacter sp. UKPF54-2, the following are encoded in one genomic region:
- a CDS encoding YbjQ family protein, which yields MLIVTSNDIPGHRIDAVFGEVMGLTVRARDIGGQVVAGLRSLAGGELRELTQVLYESRQEVMARMVAEAAQRGANAIIAMRFDTAHMANNWTEICAYGTAVFAIPLGEGEAGATGQSVQLVSQPGGGAGSSPSPSL from the coding sequence ATGCTGATCGTCACCTCGAACGACATCCCCGGCCACCGGATCGACGCCGTCTTCGGCGAGGTCATGGGACTGACCGTCCGCGCGCGGGACATCGGGGGCCAGGTGGTGGCGGGGCTGCGGTCGCTGGCCGGCGGCGAGCTCCGCGAACTGACCCAGGTCCTCTACGAGAGCCGGCAGGAGGTGATGGCGCGGATGGTCGCCGAGGCCGCGCAGCGCGGCGCCAACGCGATCATCGCGATGCGGTTTGACACGGCGCACATGGCCAACAACTGGACCGAAATCTGCGCCTACGGCACGGCAGTGTTCGCGATTCCCCTTGGCGAGGGCGAGGCCGGCGCCACCGGCCAGTCCGTGCAGCTCGTGTCGCAGCCCGGTGGCGGCGCCGGCTCCAGCCCCAGCCCCAGCTTGTAA
- a CDS encoding TetR/AcrR family transcriptional regulator: protein MPSPELSGPDVGAAAGAAGPSRRELNKAATRQAITEAALGLLRANGPGNFTVENIADAAGISRRTFFNYFSSTEAVIASVTHGFLDTALQQFRLRPANEPILESARAALVELADPMTVAPLAELYSLGQSNPQLNRSELEAWDHCTDEIIDAARVRFAQRTGAEVDELYLRALAGSVISCGKAAMDVWFARCGGSLSPESLSTLRQLLIDSMSLLGSGFSSPAAAHAATPTAAPSPDRF from the coding sequence ATGCCCTCACCTGAACTTTCCGGGCCCGACGTCGGCGCCGCTGCCGGGGCCGCCGGTCCGTCCCGGCGCGAGCTCAACAAGGCGGCCACGCGCCAGGCCATCACCGAGGCGGCCCTCGGCCTGCTCCGTGCCAACGGCCCGGGCAACTTCACGGTGGAGAACATCGCCGACGCCGCCGGCATCTCCAGGCGCACCTTCTTCAACTACTTCTCCAGCACCGAGGCCGTCATTGCCTCGGTAACCCACGGCTTCCTGGACACGGCGCTGCAGCAGTTCCGGCTCCGCCCGGCCAACGAGCCGATCCTGGAATCCGCCCGCGCCGCGCTGGTTGAACTCGCGGACCCCATGACGGTGGCGCCGCTGGCCGAGCTCTACAGCCTGGGCCAGTCCAACCCGCAACTGAACCGCTCCGAGCTCGAAGCCTGGGACCACTGCACCGACGAGATCATCGACGCCGCCCGGGTGCGCTTCGCACAGCGCACCGGCGCCGAGGTGGACGAACTGTACCTGCGCGCCCTCGCCGGCTCGGTGATCTCGTGCGGCAAAGCGGCCATGGACGTCTGGTTCGCCCGCTGTGGGGGCTCCCTTTCCCCCGAATCGCTCTCCACCCTGCGCCAACTCCTGATCGACTCCATGAGCCTGCTCGGCTCCGGATTCTCCTCCCCGGCAGCCGCTCACGCCGCCACTCCCACCGCCGCCCCTTCCCCAGATCGGTTCTGA
- a CDS encoding MMPL family transporter, with the protein MALLLYRLGKFSYRHRWRVISLWLAVMVAVGGAAAAFHGTLSNNFQIPGTETQQMADKLKKELPASSGGSASIVFEANDARFSQAGQDAVSAALAKLKAIPDVQGTVDPFATQAQLDKAASDLAAGEQQAAAGKAQLAKAAAELAAGKAQLAAAEQQMTAAGLPAAAIEAQLGQQKAALAEGQAKLDAGTKDLEAGDAKLALGKRQLEASRGLRFVSEDGKAAIAQVQFKTSINGLKPEVRQEVQDIVKQVSAANVTALPSKEISEDISEIFGTAEIIGIAVAALVLVVMLGTLIAAGLPLLMALVGVAVGVGGTFALSSAVDMSSISPMLALMLGLAVGIDYSLFIVNRHRGQLLAGMDPEESVALATGTSGNAVLFAGLTVIIALAALVVPGLPFLAVMGLSAAATVAVALVVALTLTPAILSLVGRRLVSKRAWAKAERHNAAPDHAKEDLAKDEYRSSHGWGGVVTKHPWLALLAGVALLGVVALPASQLRLALPDASSEPVASQAFQAYDVTKRSFGEGMTGPIIVVGDLPAGLSDAEAKAKQFDVADILRGTNNVAAAVPLALSEDRRTAVFQVLPKEGPASASTVKVVAELRAEKDRIKDSTGVGIGLTGQTAGNVDVSTKLGDALPPYLAIVVGLSLILLLLVFRSIVVPLLATGGFLLSLAAAFGGVVAVYQWGWLGTVFGVENPGAVLSFLPIILIGVLFGLAMDYQVFIASGMRESYMHGETARHAVRSGFSHAAAVVTAAAIIMVSVFSGFIFSHLNMVRPLGFAMAFGVLVDAFVVRMTIVPAVMYLLGSKAWWLPRWLDRILPDVDVEGAKLRQPAVSTADAAAEPEAEPEQVGAR; encoded by the coding sequence ATGGCACTCCTGCTGTACCGCCTCGGCAAGTTCTCCTACCGCCACCGCTGGCGCGTCATCTCGCTGTGGCTGGCCGTCATGGTCGCCGTCGGCGGCGCCGCGGCTGCCTTCCACGGCACCCTGTCCAACAACTTCCAGATCCCGGGCACCGAAACCCAGCAGATGGCGGACAAGCTCAAGAAGGAGCTCCCGGCGTCCTCGGGCGGCTCGGCGAGCATCGTCTTCGAGGCCAACGATGCGCGGTTCAGCCAGGCCGGGCAGGACGCCGTTTCCGCCGCCCTCGCCAAGCTCAAGGCCATCCCCGACGTGCAGGGCACCGTTGATCCGTTCGCGACCCAGGCGCAGCTGGACAAGGCCGCCTCGGACCTCGCCGCCGGCGAGCAGCAGGCGGCCGCGGGCAAGGCCCAGCTGGCCAAGGCTGCCGCCGAGCTCGCCGCTGGCAAGGCCCAGCTGGCAGCTGCCGAACAGCAGATGACGGCGGCCGGGCTGCCGGCGGCCGCGATCGAGGCCCAGCTCGGCCAGCAGAAAGCCGCCCTCGCCGAAGGCCAGGCCAAGCTCGACGCCGGCACCAAGGACCTTGAGGCCGGCGACGCCAAGCTGGCCCTCGGCAAGCGCCAGCTGGAGGCCTCGCGGGGCCTGCGCTTCGTCTCCGAGGACGGCAAGGCCGCCATCGCCCAGGTCCAGTTCAAGACCTCCATCAACGGCCTGAAGCCCGAGGTGCGGCAGGAAGTCCAAGACATCGTCAAGCAAGTCTCCGCCGCTAACGTGACCGCGCTGCCCAGCAAGGAGATCAGCGAGGACATCTCGGAGATCTTCGGCACCGCCGAGATCATCGGCATCGCCGTCGCGGCCCTGGTCCTGGTGGTCATGCTCGGCACCCTGATCGCGGCGGGCCTTCCCCTGCTGATGGCGCTCGTCGGCGTGGCCGTCGGCGTCGGCGGGACCTTCGCGCTCAGCAGCGCCGTGGACATGAGCTCCATCTCCCCCATGCTCGCCCTGATGCTCGGCCTCGCCGTCGGGATCGACTACTCCCTGTTCATCGTCAACCGGCACCGCGGCCAGCTGCTCGCGGGGATGGACCCCGAGGAGTCGGTGGCGCTGGCCACCGGCACCTCCGGCAACGCCGTGCTCTTCGCCGGACTCACGGTGATCATCGCCCTCGCCGCCCTCGTGGTGCCGGGCCTGCCGTTCCTGGCCGTGATGGGCCTCTCGGCCGCCGCCACGGTGGCCGTCGCCCTCGTCGTTGCCCTGACACTGACGCCCGCCATCCTGTCCCTGGTGGGCCGCAGGCTCGTGTCCAAGCGGGCCTGGGCCAAGGCCGAGCGGCACAATGCGGCGCCGGACCACGCGAAGGAGGACCTGGCCAAGGACGAATACCGCAGCAGCCACGGCTGGGGCGGCGTTGTCACCAAGCACCCGTGGCTGGCGCTGCTGGCCGGTGTGGCGCTGCTGGGTGTGGTGGCGCTGCCCGCCAGCCAGCTCAGGCTCGCCCTGCCGGACGCCAGCTCCGAGCCGGTGGCCTCGCAGGCCTTCCAGGCCTACGACGTCACCAAGCGCAGCTTCGGCGAGGGCATGACCGGGCCGATCATCGTGGTCGGCGACCTGCCCGCGGGACTGAGCGACGCCGAGGCCAAAGCCAAGCAGTTCGACGTCGCGGACATCCTGCGCGGCACCAACAACGTGGCCGCCGCCGTGCCGCTGGCCCTGAGCGAGGACCGCCGCACCGCCGTCTTCCAGGTCCTCCCGAAGGAGGGCCCGGCCAGCGCCAGCACGGTCAAGGTGGTGGCCGAGCTGCGCGCCGAGAAGGACCGGATCAAGGACTCCACCGGGGTCGGCATCGGCCTCACCGGCCAGACCGCGGGCAACGTGGACGTGTCCACCAAGCTCGGTGACGCGCTGCCGCCGTACCTGGCAATCGTCGTGGGGCTCTCGCTGATCCTGCTGCTGCTGGTGTTCCGCTCGATCGTGGTGCCGCTGCTGGCGACCGGCGGTTTCCTGCTCTCGCTTGCGGCCGCGTTCGGCGGCGTCGTCGCGGTCTACCAGTGGGGCTGGCTGGGGACCGTGTTCGGCGTCGAGAACCCGGGCGCGGTGCTGAGCTTCCTGCCCATCATCCTGATCGGTGTGCTGTTCGGCCTCGCCATGGACTACCAGGTATTCATCGCCTCCGGCATGCGCGAGTCCTACATGCACGGCGAAACCGCCAGGCATGCGGTGCGCTCCGGTTTCAGCCACGCCGCCGCCGTGGTCACCGCCGCCGCGATCATCATGGTCAGCGTGTTCTCCGGGTTTATCTTCTCGCACCTGAACATGGTCCGGCCGCTGGGCTTCGCCATGGCCTTCGGGGTGCTGGTGGACGCGTTTGTGGTCCGGATGACGATTGTCCCGGCCGTGATGTACCTCCTCGGCAGCAAGGCCTGGTGGCTGCCGCGCTGGCTGGACCGGATCCTGCCGGACGTCGACGTCGAGGGCGCCAAGCTGCGCCAGCCAGCGGTTTCGACGGCGGACGCCGCCGCCGAGCCCGAGGCTGAGCCGGAGCAGGTCGGCGCGCGCTGA
- a CDS encoding HNH endonuclease signature motif containing protein — MEGNPRLFEESFGADPEVGDAAAIVDELRALEDRKSAIAARQARLAVALDLARRREQAAIGLPADQIGAGVGAEIALARRESPAKGSRLLGLAKALVTEMPHTLAALETGQLNEWRATLLVRETACLSAEERAAVDEELAPDTGTFDGAGDRRIIAAARAAAYRRDPRTVTQRASHAATERHVSLRVAPDTMCYLTALLPVAAGVAVYAALSRHADSARNAGDPRTRGQLMADALVERTTGTPGGISGIEIQLVMTDRTLFQGDGEAARLPGYGVVPAGWARQLLAGSGGRTGAGPAPDTGGGTDHAFRLWLRRLYTAPGAGELIALDSRARLFPPGLRRFLTARDETCRTPYCDAPIRHFDHIVAWHSGGATDQSNGAGLCEACNHTKEAPGWSVRPRPGPRHTIETTTPAGHSYRSMAPPLPGTPITGTPTTGPPLPSEAGPATDAGHHRRKIRHRAKSLKRTRQVPMLAA, encoded by the coding sequence ATGGAAGGCAATCCGAGGCTTTTCGAGGAATCATTCGGTGCGGACCCGGAGGTGGGAGACGCGGCGGCGATCGTCGATGAGCTCCGGGCGCTCGAGGACCGGAAGTCGGCGATTGCGGCCCGGCAGGCGCGCCTGGCAGTGGCGCTGGACCTGGCGCGGCGGCGCGAACAAGCCGCTATTGGCTTGCCTGCGGACCAGATTGGGGCCGGGGTCGGGGCGGAGATCGCCCTGGCGCGGCGGGAATCCCCGGCCAAAGGCTCACGGCTCCTGGGTTTGGCGAAGGCTCTTGTCACCGAAATGCCCCACACCCTCGCCGCGCTGGAGACCGGGCAGCTCAACGAATGGCGCGCCACTTTGCTCGTGAGGGAAACCGCGTGTCTGTCCGCGGAGGAGCGGGCCGCCGTCGACGAGGAACTCGCGCCCGACACTGGGACGTTCGACGGCGCCGGAGACCGCCGCATCATCGCCGCCGCCCGGGCCGCGGCGTACCGCCGGGATCCGCGCACGGTCACGCAGCGAGCCAGCCACGCCGCCACGGAGCGACACGTTAGTCTCCGCGTGGCCCCCGACACCATGTGCTACTTGACGGCCCTGCTTCCCGTTGCCGCGGGCGTGGCCGTCTACGCAGCCCTCAGCCGGCACGCCGATTCGGCCCGCAACGCCGGAGACCCAAGAACCCGCGGGCAGCTCATGGCCGACGCCCTCGTCGAACGTACCACCGGCACGCCTGGCGGGATCAGCGGGATTGAGATCCAGCTCGTGATGACCGACCGCACCCTTTTCCAGGGCGACGGCGAAGCGGCCCGCCTCCCTGGCTACGGGGTCGTCCCGGCCGGCTGGGCGCGGCAGTTGCTGGCCGGTTCCGGCGGCAGGACCGGCGCCGGCCCAGCACCCGACACGGGCGGCGGCACAGACCACGCGTTCAGGCTCTGGCTCCGACGGCTCTACACGGCCCCTGGCGCCGGGGAGCTCATTGCGCTGGACTCCCGTGCGCGCCTCTTCCCGCCTGGACTTCGCCGCTTCCTGACCGCTCGGGACGAGACGTGTCGCACTCCCTACTGCGACGCGCCCATACGCCACTTCGACCACATTGTCGCGTGGCACAGCGGCGGCGCCACGGACCAGAGCAACGGTGCGGGGCTCTGCGAAGCCTGCAACCACACCAAAGAAGCTCCGGGCTGGAGCGTCAGACCGCGGCCCGGTCCCCGGCACACAATCGAAACCACAACCCCTGCCGGTCACAGTTACCGGTCGATGGCACCACCGCTGCCGGGCACCCCTATCACCGGGACCCCGACTACCGGCCCGCCCCTGCCCAGCGAGGCCGGGCCCGCCACCGACGCAGGCCACCACCGGCGAAAAATCCGGCACCGCGCCAAGAGCCTCAAACGAACCCGTCAGGTCCCTATGCTCGCGGCCTGA
- a CDS encoding nucleoside triphosphate pyrophosphatase, with product MTRLILASQSPARTKLLSNAGIAHEVLVSDVDEDAVQARYGVTDPHDTALLLARAKAEAVASLPEAEGALVIGCDSVFEFDGEAHGKPYTAEVAKERMLRMSGGMGVLHTGHWLVDCRDTDAGPNSDGGTGATLGSVNSAEVHFLEMSEDEIDSYIATGEPLQCAGSFTIDGYGGAFIRKVDGDPHTVVGLSISTLRALLGQAKVGVTELWTGGAADPADIRAE from the coding sequence GTGACCCGCCTGATCCTCGCCTCCCAGTCCCCCGCCCGCACCAAGCTGCTCAGCAACGCCGGCATCGCCCACGAGGTCCTCGTCTCCGACGTCGATGAGGACGCCGTGCAGGCCCGCTACGGCGTGACCGACCCGCACGACACCGCCCTGCTGCTTGCCCGCGCCAAGGCCGAGGCCGTCGCCTCGCTGCCGGAGGCCGAGGGCGCCCTGGTGATCGGCTGCGACTCGGTCTTCGAGTTCGACGGCGAGGCCCACGGCAAGCCCTACACCGCCGAGGTCGCCAAGGAGCGGATGCTCCGGATGAGCGGCGGCATGGGCGTGCTGCACACCGGCCACTGGCTGGTCGACTGCCGGGACACCGACGCCGGCCCGAACAGCGACGGCGGCACCGGCGCGACGCTCGGCTCCGTGAACTCCGCGGAGGTGCACTTCCTGGAGATGAGCGAGGACGAAATCGACAGCTACATCGCCACCGGCGAACCGCTGCAGTGCGCCGGCTCCTTCACGATCGACGGCTACGGCGGGGCGTTCATCCGCAAGGTCGACGGCGACCCGCACACCGTCGTCGGGCTCTCCATCTCCACCCTGCGGGCCCTCCTGGGCCAGGCCAAGGTGGGCGTGACGGAGCTCTGGACCGGTGGCGCCGCCGACCCGGCGGACATTCGCGCCGAGTGA
- a CDS encoding acetyl/propionyl/methylcrotonyl-CoA carboxylase subunit alpha encodes MSANSEQSATPVPATTTPGTRPLSKVLIANRGEIAVRIIRAARDEGIASVAVYADPDRDALHVKLADEAYALGGKTAAESYLVMDKLIEVAQRAGADAVHPGYGFLAENAEFAAKVIAAGITWIGPSPEAISALGDKVQARHIAEKVGAPQVPGTADPVESAEEILEFVDKFGLPVAIKAAFGGGGRGIKVARSREEIPELFESAVREATAAFGRGECFIERFLDAPRHVETQCLADAHGNVVVVSTRDCSLQRRNQKLVEEAPAPFLTEEQNRRLYESSKAILKEAGYLGAGTCEFLVGQDGTISFLEVNTRLQVEHCVSEEVTGIDLVREQFRLARGEELGYGDPEVRGHSIEFRITGEDPGRNFMPAPGTITGLKNPTGPGVRIDSGVEQGDVISGNFDSMLSKLIVTGATRSQALQRSRRALEEMVVEGIPTVIPFDLAVVTNPDFAPAEGPFKVHTRWIETSFVNNIPAWTPSGAGAEAPDAGDRQRVVVEVGGKRLEVVLPTSLGTVSGGGGAKPAKTKKRSRSASAAAPAGGNALTSPMQGTIVKVAVAEGERVAEGDLVVVLEAMKMEQPLTAHRAGIVIGLSASAGETVSAGAVIAMIEDGEAAE; translated from the coding sequence TTGTCAGCAAATTCGGAGCAGTCCGCAACGCCCGTGCCCGCCACCACCACGCCGGGCACCCGCCCCCTGAGCAAGGTGCTGATCGCCAACCGCGGCGAAATCGCGGTGCGCATCATCCGCGCGGCCCGCGATGAAGGCATCGCCTCCGTGGCCGTGTACGCGGATCCGGACCGCGACGCCCTGCACGTCAAGCTCGCCGATGAGGCCTACGCCCTGGGCGGCAAAACCGCCGCCGAGTCCTACCTCGTGATGGACAAGCTGATCGAGGTGGCCCAGCGCGCCGGCGCCGACGCCGTCCACCCCGGCTACGGCTTCCTCGCCGAAAACGCCGAGTTTGCCGCCAAGGTGATCGCCGCCGGGATCACCTGGATCGGGCCCTCCCCCGAGGCCATCTCCGCCCTCGGCGACAAGGTCCAGGCCCGCCACATCGCCGAGAAGGTCGGCGCCCCGCAGGTTCCCGGCACCGCAGACCCGGTCGAATCCGCCGAGGAAATCCTCGAATTCGTCGACAAGTTCGGCCTCCCGGTCGCCATCAAGGCAGCCTTCGGCGGCGGCGGACGCGGCATCAAGGTGGCCCGCAGCCGGGAGGAAATCCCCGAACTCTTCGAATCCGCCGTGCGCGAGGCCACCGCCGCCTTCGGCCGCGGCGAATGCTTCATCGAACGCTTCCTCGACGCCCCTCGCCACGTCGAGACCCAGTGCCTCGCCGACGCGCACGGCAACGTCGTCGTCGTCTCCACCCGCGACTGCTCGCTGCAGCGCCGCAACCAGAAGCTGGTCGAGGAAGCCCCGGCCCCGTTCCTCACCGAGGAACAGAACCGGCGGCTTTACGAATCGTCCAAAGCCATCCTGAAGGAGGCCGGCTACCTCGGCGCCGGCACCTGCGAGTTCCTCGTCGGCCAGGACGGCACCATCTCCTTCCTCGAGGTCAACACCCGCCTGCAGGTGGAGCACTGCGTCTCCGAGGAAGTCACCGGCATCGACCTGGTCCGCGAGCAGTTCCGGCTGGCCCGCGGCGAGGAGCTCGGCTACGGCGACCCGGAAGTCCGCGGCCACTCGATCGAATTCCGCATCACCGGTGAAGACCCGGGCCGGAACTTCATGCCCGCTCCCGGGACCATCACCGGCCTCAAGAACCCCACCGGCCCCGGCGTGCGGATCGACTCCGGCGTCGAACAGGGCGACGTGATCAGCGGCAACTTCGACTCGATGCTCTCCAAGCTGATCGTCACCGGCGCCACCCGCAGCCAGGCGCTGCAGCGCTCCCGCCGTGCCCTTGAAGAGATGGTGGTGGAGGGCATCCCCACCGTCATCCCCTTCGACCTCGCCGTGGTCACCAACCCCGACTTCGCCCCCGCCGAAGGCCCGTTCAAGGTCCACACGCGCTGGATCGAGACCTCCTTCGTCAACAACATCCCCGCCTGGACGCCGTCCGGCGCCGGGGCCGAGGCGCCCGACGCCGGCGACCGCCAGCGCGTCGTCGTCGAGGTCGGCGGCAAACGGCTCGAAGTAGTGCTGCCGACGTCGCTGGGCACCGTCTCCGGCGGTGGTGGCGCCAAGCCGGCGAAGACCAAGAAGCGCTCCCGCAGCGCCAGCGCGGCGGCTCCGGCCGGCGGCAACGCCCTGACCTCCCCCATGCAGGGCACCATCGTGAAGGTGGCCGTGGCCGAGGGCGAACGGGTGGCCGAGGGCGACCTTGTGGTGGTGCTCGAGGCCATGAAGATGGAACAGCCGCTCACCGCGCACCGCGCCGGCATCGTCATCGGTCTTTCCGCATCGGCCGGCGAGACCGTCTCCGCGGGCGCGGTCATCGCGATGATCGAGGACGGCGAGGCGGCCGAATAG
- a CDS encoding glutamine amidotransferase produces the protein MKPFLLLASRAEDAAADDEYLAYLRYTGLVEAQLHRIRMEAAPLPRLALSDYSGVIVGGSPFTSSDPAEHKSEVQHRVERELFALLDRIVAEDFPFLGACYGVGTLGLHQGAVIDRTYGEGLGGVTVRQTNAGKLDPLLRGLPERFTAFVGHKEACTVLPSGAVLLASSETCPVQMFRIRTNLYATQFHPELDVEGLTTRIDIYRHAGYFPPDSAEELMAQARQHNVTEPMAILRNFVERYAR, from the coding sequence GTGAAGCCCTTCCTGCTGCTCGCCTCCCGCGCCGAGGACGCCGCCGCCGACGACGAATATCTCGCCTACCTGCGCTACACCGGGCTGGTGGAGGCCCAGCTGCACCGGATCCGGATGGAGGCCGCGCCGCTGCCCCGGCTGGCGCTCAGCGACTACTCGGGCGTCATTGTGGGCGGAAGCCCCTTCACCTCGAGCGATCCCGCGGAGCACAAGAGCGAGGTCCAGCACCGGGTGGAGCGCGAGCTGTTTGCCCTGCTGGACAGGATCGTGGCCGAGGACTTCCCGTTCCTGGGCGCCTGTTACGGCGTCGGCACCCTCGGCCTGCACCAGGGCGCCGTGATCGACCGGACCTACGGCGAGGGGCTCGGCGGCGTCACCGTGAGGCAGACCAATGCCGGGAAGCTGGACCCGCTCCTGCGCGGGCTGCCGGAGCGGTTCACGGCGTTCGTGGGCCATAAGGAGGCGTGCACCGTGCTGCCGAGCGGGGCGGTGCTGCTGGCCAGCTCCGAGACCTGCCCCGTGCAGATGTTCCGGATCCGGACCAACCTCTATGCCACCCAGTTCCACCCCGAGCTCGACGTCGAGGGCCTGACCACCCGGATCGACATCTACCGCCATGCCGGCTACTTCCCGCCCGACTCGGCCGAGGAACTGATGGCCCAGGCCCGGCAGCATAATGTCACCGAACCGATGGCCATCCTGCGGAACTTCGTGGAGCGCTACGCGCGGTAA
- a CDS encoding MFS transporter has translation MSSTATSAEQGSAKQVNSRGRVIVASLIGTTVEFYDFYVYATAAVLVFPKLFFPGQNETTQLLSSFAVFGVAFIARPLGSIVFGHFGDKFGRKGTLVASLLTMGIATFLIGCLPTALVPGWEFWAPALLVVMRFAQGLALGGEWSGAALLATENAPANKRAIYGTFPQLGAPIGFIIANVIFLVFSYALSPQAFADWGWRVPFLLSAVMVIIGLYVRLKLIETPAFTKVIESNEVAKLPLGRVFKTSWRQLILGTFIMLATYVLFYLMTTFTLTYGTRASSLDAAKAAAEKAGKPMTEAAAAAFVPGLGYTRNDFLWMLIAGVVFFGIFTLVSGPLAEKYGRRKMLMAVTAGIFVFGLLFVPLFSGGFIGTMALLIIGFSLMGLTFGPMGALLPELFPTNVRYTGSAVSYNVSSILGAAVAPFIAVWLWEMAKGSPILVGVYLTSMAVLTLIALYVSKETRDLEYENNVA, from the coding sequence ATGTCATCCACCGCCACTTCAGCGGAGCAGGGCTCTGCCAAGCAGGTGAACTCGCGCGGCCGCGTGATCGTCGCCAGCCTGATCGGCACCACCGTTGAGTTCTACGACTTCTACGTCTACGCCACGGCCGCCGTCCTGGTCTTCCCGAAGCTCTTCTTCCCGGGCCAGAACGAGACCACCCAGCTGCTGAGCTCCTTCGCCGTCTTCGGCGTCGCATTCATCGCCCGCCCGCTCGGCTCGATCGTCTTCGGCCACTTCGGTGACAAGTTCGGCCGCAAGGGCACCCTCGTGGCGTCGCTGCTCACCATGGGCATCGCGACCTTCCTGATCGGCTGCCTCCCCACCGCTTTGGTCCCGGGCTGGGAGTTCTGGGCCCCGGCCCTGCTGGTCGTTATGCGCTTCGCCCAGGGCCTGGCCCTCGGCGGCGAATGGAGCGGCGCGGCCCTGCTGGCCACCGAGAACGCCCCGGCCAACAAGCGCGCCATCTACGGCACCTTCCCGCAGTTGGGCGCACCCATCGGCTTCATCATCGCCAACGTGATCTTCCTGGTCTTCAGCTACGCCCTCTCGCCGCAGGCCTTCGCCGACTGGGGCTGGCGTGTGCCGTTCCTGCTCAGCGCCGTGATGGTCATCATCGGCCTGTACGTCCGCCTCAAGCTGATCGAAACCCCGGCCTTCACCAAGGTCATCGAGTCCAATGAGGTCGCCAAGCTGCCCCTGGGCCGCGTCTTCAAGACCAGCTGGCGCCAGCTGATCCTGGGCACCTTCATCATGCTCGCCACCTACGTGCTCTTCTACCTGATGACCACGTTCACGCTGACCTACGGCACCCGCGCCTCCAGCCTGGACGCCGCCAAGGCCGCCGCCGAGAAGGCCGGCAAGCCGATGACCGAGGCGGCAGCCGCCGCATTCGTTCCGGGCCTGGGCTACACCCGCAACGACTTCCTCTGGATGCTGATTGCCGGCGTCGTGTTCTTCGGAATCTTCACCCTGGTCTCCGGCCCGCTGGCTGAAAAGTACGGCCGCCGCAAGATGCTGATGGCTGTCACGGCCGGCATCTTCGTCTTCGGCCTGCTGTTCGTCCCGCTGTTCAGCGGCGGCTTCATCGGCACCATGGCCCTGCTGATCATCGGCTTCTCGCTGATGGGCCTGACCTTCGGTCCGATGGGCGCGCTCCTGCCCGAACTGTTCCCGACCAACGTCCGGTACACCGGCTCGGCCGTCAGCTACAACGTCTCGTCCATCCTGGGCGCGGCGGTGGCACCGTTCATCGCCGTCTGGCTGTGGGAAATGGCGAAGGGCAGCCCGATCCTGGTGGGCGTGTACCTCACCTCGATGGCCGTGCTGACCCTGATCGCCCTGTATGTCAGCAAGGAAACCCGCGACCTGGAATACGAGAACAACGTCGCCTGA
- a CDS encoding YnfA family protein, with amino-acid sequence MSIAKTILLFVLAAAAEIGGAWLVWQAVREGKPWWWAGLGVIALGIYGFAATLQPDAHFGRILAAYGGVFVAGSLAWGMIFDGFRPDRWDIAGSAICLLGVAVIMFAPRSAG; translated from the coding sequence GTGAGCATTGCAAAAACGATCCTGTTGTTCGTCCTGGCTGCTGCCGCTGAAATCGGCGGCGCGTGGCTCGTGTGGCAGGCGGTCCGCGAAGGCAAGCCATGGTGGTGGGCCGGGCTCGGGGTGATCGCCCTGGGCATCTACGGTTTTGCCGCCACGCTGCAGCCCGACGCCCACTTTGGCAGAATCCTTGCCGCCTACGGGGGCGTGTTCGTCGCGGGTTCCCTGGCCTGGGGCATGATCTTCGACGGCTTCCGTCCGGACCGGTGGGACATCGCCGGTTCGGCGATCTGCCTGCTGGGTGTGGCCGTGATTATGTTCGCGCCGCGCAGCGCCGGCTGA
- a CDS encoding thioredoxin family protein: MKIEILHIADCPNTARALERVEAALAALGRDDVAVHLQLVESAADTAGRGFAGSPTITADGADIFPGGAPSSDLACRIYPVPGGHAGAPTVEQIIGALTHRGLTPSQKRR; the protein is encoded by the coding sequence ATGAAAATAGAAATCCTCCACATCGCGGACTGCCCCAACACTGCGCGGGCGCTCGAACGGGTCGAAGCCGCCCTTGCCGCCTTGGGGCGCGACGACGTCGCGGTCCATCTGCAACTGGTGGAGTCTGCCGCCGACACGGCCGGGAGGGGATTCGCCGGTTCGCCCACGATCACCGCGGACGGGGCCGACATCTTCCCCGGCGGGGCGCCCAGCAGTGATCTCGCCTGCCGCATCTACCCCGTACCGGGCGGACATGCGGGCGCACCAACCGTCGAGCAGATCATTGGTGCGCTGACGCACCGCGGCCTCACGCCGTCACAAAAGCGCCGATAG